DNA sequence from the Rattus rattus isolate New Zealand chromosome 2, Rrattus_CSIRO_v1, whole genome shotgun sequence genome:
CAGAGGTGGAACCAATCATACATTGTTATCTTGCGCATCTCCTGTCAGTGGAATCATACACTATTTTCTTGTGCATCTCATAGAGTGCAATCATTCATGTCTTAAATATCTCATATACATGCTTTTGTATCTCATACAGAATGAATCATTTCTTATTGTCTTGAGCATCTCATGTTGGTAGAATCATATACTCTCCCTTTTCTCCATTCGTGGTGGTATGCAATCATCTTGTGCAGTTCACATAGGCAGAATCATTAACTATTTCCTTGCGCATGTCATCTAGTGGGATCCTGTTGTCTTGTACATCTTGTATAGGTGGAACCATTCACTTACTATCTTGTGCCTCACGTGTTGGAAGAACCACACACTATTGTCTTGTGCATCTCAGAGGTGAAATCATCTGCTCTGTTTCTGTTCATCTAGAGGGACCCATAAGCTATTGTTGTGTGATCACATGAGCGGGATCATTCACTGTTGTCTTGTGCAACTCATGTAGGTGATATCGCTTACGTTTGTCTTTTGTGTCATACATACACTGTTGGGATCATTTGTTACGATCTTGCTTTTCTCGTACAGGTGCACTCGTATGCTATCGTCTCATGCGTCTCATGGGACATGCACGTCACGTGCACCTCAGTGGACTCTTACACCACTGTCTTATACATCCCACAAAGTTTGAAGCATATGCTATTGTTTTATGCACATTATAATGTGGAATCATTTGCTTATTGTCTTGTGCTTCTCAGGTTGGTGTCTTCATAAGCAATTGTCCTTCATATCACACATTAGTGGAATCACATGCCGTTATCTTGTCTAGCTTACATAGGGATCCTTCACTATCATGGTATTTATCATGTACAGGTGGAACCACATGCTATTTTCTTGTGATATTGTGATGATGGAACTATATGCTATTGTCTCGAGGGTCTCAAGAAGGTGGAGTCATCTTGTATAGATGTTTGCCATTGTCTTGTACATATCACACTGTTAGAATAACATGCTATTGTCTCGAGGGCCTCATGTAAGTGGACTCACATGCCACTGTCTTCGGATCTCGCACTGTTGGTGTTGCACTTTCACACTGTGCATTCCATGTAGGTGGAATCATAAACTGCTATTCTGTTTATCTTAGCGTTAGAGTCATTCTCTTGTTTACTCTATGCATCTCATGCAGAGAATCATTTGCTATTCTCCTGTACATATCATGTTGGTGGAATCATATGCTTTTTACCTCATGCATCTCCTATATGAGGGATCATATGCTATTGTCGTATCTGTTTCATATACTTGGAACCATTTGCTGTTGTCTTTTGGTGACATGCATTTTATATTTCACTCAGCATAAAATGCCTTAATATGTAACCAAAGTTGATGTCCTTTAAATTCCTTGTCCTGCTGCCTCTACTTCACGGATGCTTGGATCACAGGCATGCAACACTGTATATGGCGCCCCTTCCTCTTCAAAGTTGAATAATATTCCCTCATCTGTGGAGTGGACCACATTTGGATTAGCCATTCTAGGGATGTTGCCACTTTTGGCTCTTATGAATAATTTTGCTAGGAATATGGGTATACAAATGTCTCACGAAGACATTGTTTCAAATTTGGGgaataattttatatccagaagTGGAATTATAACCACATCAtaatgctatttttgttgtttttcctttttaggaAAAGCCAGATTTTTTCCTATAAGTTATACCATTTTATCTTCCTACCAACAATGTTCAACTGAAATTCCAATTTGTCCACGTATTTACCAACACTTGCTATTTTCTGATTTCTCCTTGGTAGCTGTACTAATGGATACGAATGATACCTAcctcgtttttctttttttcttttttacatcttttgagaactgttcTGAACTAAAACCAGTGGTACAAATGTTCTTTAGAGAACcatgttttacatatttaatcccagcacacaggagacagaggatggTGAATGTCTGTGTTCAAAGACACTTTCTGAGTACATAAGTGAGTTCCAGTCAtctgcacagtgagaccccgCCCtctcccaaaccaaaacaaatgttCTCCTTTAAAGGGAACAATCTTATCCCCAGGTCAACATGGTTATTATGGCTTATGCaaaattagatttattcattttgttgttgcttggttTTGGAGGgctcccaggctggcttcgaactcctGATGCTCAGGCCTCcatctcttgagtgctggggttaccgGACAGCACCGCCAGACTGAGGATGCGCCTGAGTTCCTGGCTCCGTGTCTTATGCTGTTTCAGGTAAGATCATATTCCCTCTAAAAGGTTAACAAAGTGAGAAGAGACGCTCCCGGTTGAACAACCTTGCAACTCTAGGGTCCTAGGCACTTAGGAACCTCTTAGGAGCCAAAGGCCAAGTGCAAGGTGTGTAGACCGTAAGCATTTAAGAGGGCAGAGAAGAGCAGAACCTACAATACTCTCAGCGAGGAGGAGTAAAGTCCCATACTTCCCAGAGGACCCCAAGACCTTCCCGGAAACCTGGGCGCGGCCGGGGAGTGCGAATGGCACCGGTGGGTCCCGAACATCAGAAAAGTGACTTTGGTGAGGTTCTGACCTTCCTGTGCTCTCTCGGGAGGGAGACTCTCAGATGTCCAAAATGGCTAGCACGACCTCTTTCGCCCGTTGCTAGTTTTATCACCTCCTCACGAGTTACCTCCTCCACTTGGCCCCTAGGGTGAATTCTTTTTTGGTTCGGCCTGACTCAGGCCGGGGAGTAGCCAGCAAGTCTCTCCACTCCCATGTTCACCCCGCATGCGCGTCTGGACAGACTGGGGCGGGGCCGTAgcgggcgcgcgcgcgcgggTCCCACCCCTCCGCCGCGCCGCCCATGACGTCACGGGGCGCCGGTCTCCGCCCGGCTGCAAGCGGTGAGAGCTAGTGGCGAACGGACTGAAGCCGCTCGCTGGTGAAGGGATGCGGGTGTCGAGATATTTCTGGAGGGGGCTTTGGGGAGGACGGGAGGCCCAGATGCACCAGCCGCTACTGCCCTTTAggctctgctctccctcctcctacccTCCCCCTTGCAGAAATGCCGGGACGTGGGGCCACGTAGAGGCTGAGCATATGTGACACCTGTGTTTCCCAGTGGCTTCCACACTTTACCACGCTCTCCCCCCACACCTTATACTGATCTCCTGCCTTCCAGATGTATATTTTCATCAGTCTATCGCTTCTTGCCTGGAATAGGGTACTCGGAAGTTGAAGACGGATTTTAGACCACTTATATATTAGAGTCCCTGAGCTACAGTATTTCTTCTACTGGCTTCTGGTCTTAAGGATCAGTATGAcacctataaaaagaaaagagctggACGTCTGTTGAATTCCTGCGTGGCCAAGTTCCGAGCAAACTGGTGCCCAGTCGAATCCTCATTTGGTGTTCTTAGAATTTCCTTTCTCGCCATCCTAACCTCACGGACAACCAGCTGGCTTGGTTGCACTTAGCACCACCCATCCTATCTGACTAGTTAGCTTACCTCCAAAGTAGGAACTCTGAACCCAGACACTTCCGGTGTGGATTCTGTCTTGGTTGCCAAAGCCTAACCCCAGATGAactgcttcctctttctccagctgAGAATTCGATGTCCCATTTGCTAGTACAGAACGCTCTTCCCTGCTTCTCCTTTGGATATTTCAGAAACGAAAGAAAGCCTTTTTTAGTGCTGCAAGGAGGGGGACTTTTGGAGTATAGAGTCTTGGATTTTGGTCCTGGCTCTGCCACTTTCTGTGTGGCCTTGAGCAAATTCATTGTCTTCTAGCTTTAGCTTACCTTTGCATAACATGGGTGAGTGCCTTCTGACCAGCAGGCTCTTGTCCAGTTCTTCCTTACTGTCCTCCAGCAGGCATTCCACAGAGGCCCAGACCCCTCTGCTCCCCATGGGCAGCTGCCAGGCAGGGCACAACTTGCACCTCTGTCTGGCTCATCACCCACCTTTGGTCTGTGCCACTTTGATCCTGCTGCTCCTTGGCCTCTCAGGTCTGGGCCTTGGTGGCTTCCTCCTCACCCACACAACTGGCCTTCgtagccctgacattccccaggTAAGTACCCGGGGTGCTCTCCCTTCTGGTACGTACCCACCTACCCCGTGGCACATACTCGCCTTTGCTGCTCACCTCACCTCTCTGTCATTCTCCTTTTTGTACACAGGATTGGGTTACCTTCTTGAGATCTTTTGGCCAGCTAAGTCTGTGCCCCATGAATGAGACAGTCACAGGGAAGTGGCAAGGGCCTCACGTCGTCGGCTTACTGACCACTTTGAACTTCGGAGGTGATccagacagaaacaaaacccaaacattcCAAGCCATGATCCCTGGTAGTCAGATAGGATTTAAAGGTGAGATCTGGGGAATATGGTGGTCCAGTGTCAGGACAGTTAGGGTTGGGCCTGACCTCTGACTTCATCTGATTGGTGACCTTGGACACATCGTATACTTTAATGACTTTTGCTATGACACAGATTAGATAGGATGAGATACTTGCAGTCATGCTGTCTACAGTCGAGGTTTTGTGTTTTGGCTTTGCTGTTCCAGTTCCAAGTTTCTTCAGTTCTGTCCTAAAATGTACCAAGAGGCCTTAGGTTCAAAAGCAAATGCCCTGCCCCACTATGTATAGAGAGCTGGGTAGATCTGAAGAGAGTGTGCAGCGCGCCAACATTCCTGGGTTATATAGCGAGTTCAGGTCATCTaggactacacagcaagatctGAAACCACCTCCAAAATATATGACAGTATTAAAATATCAGTCACATCTCACCATATATTTCACTCATTGAAAACATATAACTAAGTTACTTTTAGTCTGTTTACCCAGCTGTGAAACTACCCTGAGTTCCACAAATACATTATATTCCAGGTTGCCAGGCCTTTACAAGTCTGCTTTCTATCTCTGGTGGTTTGCCTGTTCTGGACATTGCTACAGTATGCCATCCTTTGTGACAGGCTTCTTTGACTTGCGATAAGCTTTTTAACGTTTATCATGAAGCAGCAttatttcagttctttttattgttgaataaTATTCTTGGATGAGTATtccatatttttatgtatctgCTTACCATTGGGTTGACATTTAGTTGGATTTCACTTTGGGTGATTAGAAATTATGCTGTTTCAGCCTGGTCTGGtgctgcatacctttaatcccagcactggggaggccgagGTGGGCAGATCTCCACAAGGTAGCCTTATTTACATattgagctccaggccagccaaggctacataatgagaccctgtctccctaaagaggaaaagaaacccaaaagGAAATTATGCTGTTCTTAACACTAGTCTCTGTGTGGGCGTGCATTTTAGTACTATTGAGAATACAGTCACTCATGGAATATAGAATAGCTCCACGGTAAGTGTTTTGGAGAAACTCCAAACTGAGTTTTATAGTCACAACTGGGGCTTTACATTGTCTTCTATTCTCACTAgcactttattttgtttgtttttgtttttttgagacagggtctttccatgTAATTCtggttatcctagaactcactatgtagcaggctggttttgaacttacagagaccctCTCGCCTCTGCCCTGAATGTGCACCACCACTCTCTCCTCATCAGtatcttctctctcattttcacGCCCTACTCTAATCACAGAGAATCCCTATTTATTTCACTGTGGTTCTGGTAGCGATTTTTCTAGTCCCTTGGCCTTTCCTTAGGTTGCTGACAGTCTATCTAACAAGAATAAAAGAGTCAGTCAATGTGAAAAGTAAGGATACAGCATCTAAGCTAAGTTTTTAGAATGCTTAACCACTCCAGGCAAAGGGAGCAGCAGGCACAAAGGCCTGTAGCCAGGAGGGAACTGTGATGTCATGTTTAGGACCTTCCCAGGCTCAGTGTTGATTGGGTAGTGAAGAAATGCTGAGTGGGGAAATAGTCCAAAGCAGGAAGCAGCaatgcatggatttttttttttctttctttctttttttcggagctgaggaccgaacccagggccttgcgctttctaggcaagcgctctaccactgagctaaatccccaaccccatggatgGTCTTTTCATTAGTTAGTTACACTTATTTAGTTACTagtgtctgttcatgtgtgtatgacCTCCACAGcatacttgtggaggtcagagaccaaTCACAGACATTGGTTCACTCCTTCTAGGTATGAGCTGCAATTGATGACATCCAATAAAAGATTTTGtatgagctgggcagtggtggcccatgcctttagtcccagcactcaggagacagaggcaggtggatttctgattttgaagccagcctgattgtcaaagtgagttccaggacagccaggactacagaaggtttctgtttcaaaaaaccaatggaagaaagaaagagagagagagagagagagagagagagagagagagagagagagagaga
Encoded proteins:
- the Tmem219 gene encoding insulin-like growth factor-binding protein 3 receptor isoform X2, encoding MGECLLTSRLLSSSSLLSSSRHSTEAQTPLLPMGSCQAGHNLHLCLAHHPPLVCATLILLLLGLSGLGLGGFLLTHTTGLRSPDIPQDWVTFLRSFGQLSLCPMNETVTGKWQGPHVVGLLTTLNFGGDPDRNKTQTFQAMIPGSQIGFKEIAGESVLVTARVAAGRTPGTCLYFSGIPKILPSSQPPISCSEEGAGNATLSPMMGEECVIVWSHERFVLTKLLTSEELALCGSRLLVLGSFLVLLCGFLCCATAACFHPRPEFHWSRARL